In Rhodothermia bacterium, a single window of DNA contains:
- a CDS encoding ABC transporter permease, with translation MKNKNIGLAIAMWGVVAFLHIPFFVVMLYAFTTDSSTFTFPPPGLTLKWFGIAWSRADMWVALSLSVRVATISTVVALVLGTLAAAAVYRSRFFGREAISFLLVLPIALPGIVTGIALRAAMGEAGMPFNFWTIVIGHATFCVVVVYNNVLARFRRSNPSLIEASMDLGADGWQTFRYVVFPNISSALVAGGMLAFALSFDEVIVTTFTAGQQATLPIWIFSQLTKPRDRPVTNVVAFFVVLVTALPIFWALLQNRKVEEQSSP, from the coding sequence ATGAAAAACAAAAATATAGGACTTGCGATTGCCATGTGGGGAGTCGTGGCCTTCCTCCACATTCCGTTTTTTGTGGTGATGTTGTATGCCTTCACCACCGATTCGTCCACCTTCACCTTTCCGCCACCGGGTCTAACGCTTAAGTGGTTTGGGATTGCTTGGAGCCGTGCCGATATGTGGGTTGCATTGAGCCTCTCCGTCCGGGTGGCGACCATTTCTACGGTTGTGGCTTTGGTTTTAGGAACGCTGGCAGCGGCGGCAGTGTATCGTAGCCGCTTCTTTGGTCGGGAGGCCATCTCTTTCTTGTTGGTTTTACCCATTGCCCTGCCCGGTATTGTGACGGGCATTGCTTTGCGGGCTGCAATGGGCGAGGCCGGAATGCCATTTAATTTCTGGACAATCGTGATTGGCCACGCCACGTTTTGTGTGGTGGTGGTGTATAACAATGTTTTGGCACGGTTCCGCCGTTCTAATCCGTCGCTAATAGAAGCCTCGATGGATTTGGGCGCGGACGGTTGGCAAACATTCCGCTATGTTGTTTTCCCAAATATTTCCTCCGCTTTGGTGGCGGGTGGTATGTTGGCCTTTGCCCTCTCCTTCGACGAAGTGATCGTAACTACGTTTACTGCCGGACAACAAGCCACGTTGCCCATTTGGATATTTAGCCAACTCACCAAGCCCCGCGACCGCCCCGTAACCAATGTGGTGGCCTTTTTTGTAGTTTTGGTGACGGCTTTGCCCATCTTTTGGGCTTTGTTACAAAACCGAAAAGTAGAAGAACAAAGTAGCCCTTAA
- a CDS encoding ABC transporter permease: protein MIRRFSTYLYNHPAALLALLLGPPLGWMLVIYLGSLAALLFQSFYYLDGFTGQVVREFSLTTYLDLFSAAHMSIVFKTAIMALTVTLGSVVIAFPFAYYSVRYASKRLKVLLYFAVMLPLWSSYIIRVYAWKLMLAKEGVVSWFFAQFGLSGVLEGLLSLPVVGGSSLSVSNFGLFLVFTYIWLPYMILPIQSSLERIPHSLLDASGDLGARPFQTFRRIILPLALPGVVAGSIFTFSLTLGDYIIPSIIGDSTPFIGMAVYSYQGTAGNLPLAAAFTVLPMVIMVFYLMGARKAGAFEAL from the coding sequence ATGATTCGCCGATTCTCGACCTATTTATATAACCATCCTGCGGCTTTATTGGCGCTCTTGCTCGGCCCACCTTTAGGCTGGATGCTGGTCATTTATCTCGGATCGCTTGCGGCCTTGCTGTTCCAGTCGTTCTATTATTTGGATGGCTTTACCGGACAAGTGGTGCGCGAGTTTTCCTTGACTACATACCTTGACCTGTTCTCGGCGGCACACATGAGCATTGTGTTCAAAACAGCGATTATGGCGCTTACTGTGACCTTGGGTTCCGTCGTGATTGCCTTTCCATTTGCGTATTATAGTGTAAGGTATGCGAGTAAACGGCTTAAGGTTCTGCTCTATTTTGCGGTTATGCTCCCATTGTGGTCTTCATACATCATTCGTGTGTATGCGTGGAAGTTAATGCTGGCCAAGGAAGGGGTGGTCTCGTGGTTTTTTGCACAATTCGGACTTTCTGGCGTTTTAGAAGGCTTGCTGTCCTTGCCCGTTGTGGGTGGGTCATCGCTCTCGGTTTCCAATTTCGGTTTATTTTTGGTGTTTACCTACATTTGGTTGCCATACATGATCCTCCCCATCCAGTCATCGCTGGAGCGCATTCCGCATTCTTTGTTGGATGCTTCGGGCGATTTAGGCGCACGCCCTTTTCAGACGTTCCGGCGGATCATCCTCCCATTGGCTTTACCGGGCGTAGTGGCGGGGAGCATTTTTACCTTCTCGCTTACGTTGGGAGATTACATCATCCCGTCCATCATCGGAGACTCCACCCCCTTTATTGGCATGGCTGTTTATAGTTATCAAGGAACTGCTGGCAATTTGCCACTTGCAGCCGCCTTTACCGTTCTGCCGATGGTGATTATGGTCTTTTATTTGATGGGTGCGCGGAAGGCAGGCGCATTTGAGGCACTCTAA
- a CDS encoding ABC transporter ATP-binding protein: MYPAIFFEHVSRHFGTIKAVDKATFSVADGAFFTMLGPSGSGKTTCLRMIAGFDLPTSGIIRVFGEDVTNKPPYERDVNTVFQDYALFPHMTVAQNVEYGLMIRKVPKPERQKRVQEMLDLVHLPDVGGRKPNQLSGGQRQRIALARALINRPKILLLDEPLGALDLKLRQQMQVELKAIQQEVGITFVFVTHDQEEAMALSDQIAVFNHGKIEQIGSPQDLYERPQTAFVANFVGTSNLISGEVAHRLTGESATFSVRPEKMHLLHENFNTPAGHYQLLGVVEDVVYLGIFTRFTIRTLEGQMLQVIDQNREAQDEQKGDTVRVVWTKDAMNKLVN; the protein is encoded by the coding sequence ATGTATCCAGCCATTTTCTTTGAACACGTTTCGAGACATTTTGGTACGATAAAAGCCGTGGACAAAGCCACTTTCTCGGTTGCTGACGGAGCCTTTTTTACCATGCTGGGGCCATCGGGTTCGGGCAAAACAACATGCCTTCGGATGATTGCCGGTTTCGACTTACCAACGTCTGGTATTATTCGGGTTTTTGGAGAAGACGTAACAAACAAACCACCCTACGAACGAGACGTAAATACCGTTTTTCAGGATTATGCCCTTTTTCCACATATGACCGTAGCGCAAAATGTGGAATATGGGCTGATGATCCGAAAAGTCCCGAAGCCCGAACGCCAAAAACGGGTGCAGGAGATGTTAGACTTGGTGCACCTGCCCGATGTTGGAGGTCGCAAACCCAACCAACTTTCGGGTGGTCAACGGCAGCGTATTGCTTTGGCAAGGGCATTGATCAATCGCCCCAAAATTTTGTTATTGGACGAGCCTTTGGGGGCATTAGACCTGAAATTGCGGCAACAGATGCAGGTAGAACTGAAGGCTATTCAACAAGAAGTGGGCATTACGTTTGTTTTTGTGACCCACGACCAAGAAGAAGCAATGGCGCTAAGTGACCAAATTGCGGTCTTTAACCATGGCAAAATCGAACAAATTGGCTCTCCACAAGACCTCTATGAGCGCCCCCAAACCGCATTTGTAGCCAATTTTGTAGGAACTTCCAACCTCATTTCCGGCGAAGTGGCACACCGCTTAACGGGAGAGTCGGCCACCTTCTCGGTTCGTCCCGAAAAAATGCACCTTTTGCACGAAAACTTTAACACACCGGCGGGGCATTATCAACTATTGGGCGTGGTAGAAGATGTAGTGTATTTGGGTATTTTCACCCGCTTCACCATCCGCACCTTGGAAGGGCAGATGCTTCAGGTGATAGACCAAAACCGAGAAGCCCAAGACGAACAAAAAGGAGATACGGTACGGGTGGTTTGGACGAAGGATGCCATGAACAAATTAGTGAACTAA
- a CDS encoding gamma-aminobutyraldehyde dehydrogenase translates to MQYKLWINGAWADAVDGSMMSITDPATGAEIAQVVNAGVQDVDRAVQAAKAAFEDGRWSKKPPRDRSYALWKLADLIEQNAERLAKAESENTGKPYSFVSLGADLPFAIDNLRFFAAAARDVHGSHAGEFTDGFTSMFRREPVGVVGQIAPWNYPLMMAVWKLGPALAAGCTTILKPAPGTPISTLLLAELIAEAGIPEGVVNIVTGGNEVGQALVEHPDVRMVSLTGSTGTGKKVMKTAADTLKRVHLELGGKAPLLVFDDADVEAFAGKATIGATFNTGQDCTAATRIYVAEDRMKDVQEAVVEAMRDVVIGMPFNDDTQMGPLISSVQRERVQGFVERAKATGARVLTGGGVPKDLGEGYFFEPTVIVDADQKSEIIQSEIFGPVLTINTFKSEEEAVRLANDVNFGLAASIFTKDVARAMRVVRDLEYGTVWVNDHIPLTSETPHGGFKQSGFGKDLSAEAVSDYQVTKHVMIANS, encoded by the coding sequence ATGCAATATAAACTGTGGATTAACGGCGCTTGGGCCGATGCAGTAGATGGAAGTATGATGTCCATAACCGACCCTGCAACGGGTGCAGAAATTGCCCAAGTGGTCAATGCTGGTGTTCAGGATGTAGATCGTGCAGTGCAAGCAGCAAAAGCCGCTTTTGAAGATGGGCGCTGGTCCAAAAAACCGCCTCGCGACCGTTCTTATGCCCTCTGGAAATTGGCCGATTTGATCGAGCAAAATGCCGAACGTTTGGCAAAAGCCGAGAGCGAAAACACGGGTAAACCTTATAGCTTTGTGAGTTTAGGAGCAGATTTACCCTTTGCCATAGACAACTTACGTTTCTTTGCCGCCGCCGCTCGCGATGTACACGGCTCCCATGCAGGCGAATTTACCGATGGCTTCACCTCCATGTTTCGTCGTGAACCTGTTGGTGTGGTTGGGCAGATTGCGCCCTGGAATTACCCGCTAATGATGGCCGTTTGGAAATTGGGGCCAGCTCTCGCTGCTGGATGTACAACGATCCTGAAACCGGCTCCCGGAACCCCCATTTCTACCTTGCTACTTGCCGAATTAATTGCCGAGGCAGGTATTCCAGAAGGTGTGGTGAACATTGTCACTGGCGGGAATGAGGTCGGGCAAGCCTTGGTGGAACATCCAGACGTGCGGATGGTGAGCCTGACAGGTTCTACGGGAACAGGAAAAAAAGTAATGAAAACCGCTGCCGATACCCTAAAACGGGTACATCTGGAACTGGGCGGAAAAGCGCCATTGCTTGTTTTTGACGATGCAGATGTGGAAGCCTTTGCCGGAAAAGCCACCATCGGTGCAACGTTTAATACCGGACAAGATTGCACGGCGGCCACCCGTATTTATGTGGCCGAGGATCGTATGAAAGACGTACAAGAGGCCGTTGTCGAGGCGATGCGGGATGTCGTTATCGGAATGCCCTTTAATGACGACACCCAAATGGGGCCACTGATCTCCTCCGTACAGCGCGAGCGGGTACAAGGCTTTGTAGAACGGGCAAAGGCCACTGGAGCGCGGGTACTCACTGGGGGGGGCGTACCAAAAGACTTGGGAGAGGGCTACTTCTTTGAACCTACGGTAATTGTGGATGCAGACCAAAAGTCCGAGATCATCCAATCCGAAATCTTTGGCCCCGTTCTCACGATAAACACCTTCAAAAGCGAAGAAGAGGCGGTTCGCTTGGCCAATGATGTGAACTTCGGCTTGGCGGCCTCTATCTTTACCAAAGATGTTGCACGGGCAATGCGGGTCGTCCGCGATTTAGAATATGGGACGGTTTGGGTGAACGACCACATCCCGCTTACCTCCGAGACGCCACATGGTGGTTTCAAACAATCTGGATTTGGAAAAGACCTCTCTGCAGAGGCCGTATCCGACTATCAGGTCACAAAGCACGTCATGATTGCCAATAGTTAA
- a CDS encoding ABC transporter substrate-binding protein: MLSACGGGGSEKTDAPTSTNGAKAMESIGKGEGKVSIIAWAGYIERGETDKNYDWVTSFEKETGCKVEVKTAATSDEMVTLMNQGGFDIVTASGDASMRLIRGGMVQPINLSLIKDWGAIDSRLQNAAWHTVEGVHYGVPYQWGSNVLMYNTNVFKTAPNSWDVVFKEMNLPDGKSNKGRVQAFDGPIYIADAAIYLKHHQPELGIKDPYELTQAQFDAAINLLKGQRALVNKYWHDAMVQMDDFKTEGVVATGSWPFQVNGLAAGKAPVASVIPVEGATGWADTSMMHTKAPNPNCAYMWLNHSLNKKLQGDLAAWFGSVPSVPEACNNNPLLGAEGCKTNGIENFDKIHFWKTPDCPNGKCVPYSEWTKQYLAVMASKS, translated from the coding sequence ATGCTTTCAGCTTGTGGTGGAGGTGGTAGCGAAAAAACAGATGCGCCTACCAGTACAAATGGGGCAAAAGCAATGGAAAGCATTGGCAAGGGTGAAGGAAAAGTCTCCATCATTGCTTGGGCCGGATACATCGAACGTGGCGAAACCGATAAAAACTACGATTGGGTGACTTCTTTCGAGAAAGAAACGGGCTGCAAGGTGGAAGTAAAGACCGCTGCTACCTCGGATGAAATGGTGACATTGATGAACCAAGGTGGTTTTGACATTGTAACAGCCTCCGGTGATGCCTCCATGCGCCTCATTCGGGGTGGGATGGTTCAGCCGATTAACCTTAGCCTGATCAAAGATTGGGGTGCGATAGATAGCCGCTTGCAAAATGCGGCTTGGCACACGGTAGAGGGCGTGCATTATGGCGTTCCGTATCAATGGGGTTCCAATGTCTTGATGTACAACACCAATGTCTTTAAAACTGCACCTAACAGTTGGGATGTCGTCTTTAAGGAAATGAACCTACCGGACGGAAAATCCAACAAAGGCCGTGTTCAAGCATTTGATGGCCCTATTTATATAGCTGATGCCGCAATTTACCTCAAACATCATCAGCCAGAATTGGGCATTAAAGACCCTTATGAATTGACGCAGGCACAATTTGATGCAGCCATCAATTTACTAAAGGGCCAACGCGCATTGGTCAATAAATATTGGCACGATGCAATGGTGCAAATGGATGACTTCAAGACGGAAGGGGTGGTTGCAACCGGGTCGTGGCCTTTCCAGGTGAATGGTTTGGCCGCCGGCAAAGCACCCGTAGCAAGTGTCATTCCGGTAGAAGGTGCAACAGGTTGGGCCGACACCAGCATGATGCACACCAAAGCGCCCAATCCTAATTGTGCTTATATGTGGCTCAATCATTCGCTGAACAAAAAATTACAAGGCGATCTTGCAGCATGGTTTGGTTCCGTTCCGTCCGTGCCAGAGGCATGTAACAACAACCCACTCTTAGGTGCGGAAGGTTGCAAGACCAATGGGATAGAAAACTTCGATAAAATCCACTTCTGGAAAACGCCTGATTGCCCCAATGGTAAGTGTGTCCCCTACAGCGAATGGACGAAGCAATATTTAGCGGTTATGGCCAGTAAATCTTAG
- a CDS encoding tetratricopeptide repeat protein has product MLDFDFESSDSPLAPVTTDALLLTYSENPDSITDAELLERIAVWYLEHENPYEALVAIKQLLHHYPTSTSGWFLKGLSLNALQRLEEARDAFRQHLIYNPLDADTMVQIGQTYEQTGFPSEALVTYEAALAADAFHVEARFRLGWLLEKMNRYEEAIRHLKTCVQYQPEHEEAWHELGFCYEMMEKEACALYCYEQQLNINPYAHLTWYNRGIVLSRMGRFEEALKSYDFATVIQETFSAAWYNRGNVLARLSRFQEAIDCYKRALQTDPKDAAALYNMALAYRQMGDLDAFSVYWQMAARINPNLLRKR; this is encoded by the coding sequence ATGCTTGATTTTGATTTTGAATCTTCGGATTCCCCATTGGCGCCTGTTACGACGGATGCGCTTCTTTTGACGTATAGCGAGAACCCAGATTCTATCACCGATGCCGAGTTGTTAGAGCGAATTGCGGTTTGGTATTTGGAGCACGAAAATCCCTACGAGGCACTTGTTGCAATAAAACAACTTCTTCACCACTACCCCACGTCCACCTCCGGATGGTTCCTAAAGGGTTTGTCCTTAAATGCGCTCCAAAGATTAGAAGAGGCTCGCGACGCCTTCCGGCAGCACCTCATTTATAATCCCTTAGACGCGGACACGATGGTGCAAATTGGCCAGACTTACGAACAAACGGGGTTCCCTTCTGAAGCATTGGTCACGTATGAGGCCGCACTTGCCGCCGATGCTTTCCATGTTGAGGCACGGTTCAGATTAGGATGGCTTTTGGAGAAGATGAACCGCTACGAGGAGGCCATTCGTCACCTAAAAACCTGTGTACAATACCAACCGGAGCACGAAGAGGCTTGGCATGAACTTGGTTTTTGTTACGAAATGATGGAAAAAGAGGCCTGTGCGCTCTATTGTTACGAGCAGCAGCTAAACATTAATCCATACGCACACCTCACTTGGTACAACAGAGGGATTGTTCTTTCGCGGATGGGGCGGTTTGAAGAAGCGCTTAAATCGTATGATTTTGCAACGGTTATCCAAGAAACCTTCTCGGCGGCGTGGTATAATAGGGGCAATGTTCTGGCCAGACTTTCGCGTTTTCAGGAGGCGATTGACTGCTATAAACGGGCACTACAAACCGATCCCAAAGACGCCGCCGCCTTATACAACATGGCCTTAGCCTACCGACAAATGGGCGATTTGGACGCCTTTTCGGTTTATTGGCAAATGGCAGCCCGAATTAACCCAAACCTTTTGCGTAAACGCTAA
- a CDS encoding shikimate dehydrogenase — protein MELDSHTQMVAVLGWPIQHSLSPRIHNAAFQAQGLNMAYCAAPVPPEAINAAIGGLAALGFAGANVTLPHKETAFQLMHECSEAAKAVRAVNTIVCKTNAAGKRILYGDNTDVSGFITPLRPHIQTLAGKSAVIFGAGGAIRAVLFGLLTHLQLKKITLVVRSIEKASALLIDMQPYDPRKITSVLEWQNAGGVIREAHLLVNGTPKGMSPNVHETIWPAIEDFGAHHLAYDLIYNPVETRFLSDVEKAGGMAIGGLEMFIGQAAAAYRQWAQKEMPLSLVREVLYNHFCT, from the coding sequence ATGGAACTTGATTCACACACCCAAATGGTGGCCGTTCTTGGATGGCCCATTCAGCATTCCCTTTCGCCGCGTATCCACAATGCGGCCTTCCAGGCACAGGGCTTGAATATGGCCTACTGTGCTGCTCCCGTTCCTCCAGAAGCCATTAATGCGGCCATTGGCGGGCTTGCAGCGCTTGGATTTGCTGGGGCGAATGTTACGCTACCGCACAAAGAAACCGCGTTCCAACTCATGCATGAATGCTCGGAAGCCGCGAAAGCCGTCCGTGCAGTCAATACCATTGTGTGCAAAACCAATGCGGCGGGTAAACGGATCCTCTATGGCGACAATACGGATGTGTCGGGTTTTATAACGCCCTTAAGGCCGCATATACAAACCTTAGCAGGTAAAAGCGCCGTTATTTTTGGTGCGGGCGGTGCAATTCGGGCCGTACTTTTTGGACTATTAACCCACCTCCAGCTAAAAAAGATCACTCTTGTTGTGCGGTCTATCGAGAAAGCAAGCGCTTTATTGATAGACATGCAGCCTTACGACCCCCGCAAAATAACTTCCGTACTCGAATGGCAAAATGCGGGCGGCGTCATCCGTGAAGCCCATCTTTTGGTCAATGGTACCCCAAAAGGCATGTCCCCAAACGTGCATGAAACCATCTGGCCTGCCATTGAGGATTTTGGCGCACACCATTTAGCCTACGACCTCATTTATAATCCGGTGGAAACCCGATTCCTTAGCGATGTGGAGAAAGCCGGTGGTATGGCTATCGGAGGCTTGGAGATGTTCATCGGACAAGCAGCCGCAGCCTACCGACAGTGGGCGCAAAAGGAAATGCCGCTTTCGTTGGTGCGCGAAGTGCTTTACAATCATTTTTGCACCTAA
- a CDS encoding ATP-dependent Clp protease proteolytic subunit, which produces MEQVSLADEIGRKLLTQRKVFLWGGVDDESAEYVIERLLYLDLMEPGKEITFYINSPGGYVTSGMAIYDTMRGLTSPVATVCMGLAASMGSILLSAGAKGRRFILPNGRVMIHQPSGGAQGATSDIAIQAREIIKTKKLGAKILAENCGQDFEKVMQDFDRDYWMDAEESVAYGIVDAVTDKC; this is translated from the coding sequence ATGGAACAAGTATCTTTAGCAGATGAAATAGGCCGTAAACTGTTAACACAACGGAAAGTTTTTCTTTGGGGCGGCGTGGACGATGAGTCGGCGGAGTATGTGATAGAACGTCTGCTCTATTTAGACCTGATGGAGCCGGGGAAGGAAATCACGTTCTACATCAATAGTCCCGGAGGGTATGTAACTTCTGGAATGGCCATCTACGACACCATGCGCGGGCTGACGTCCCCTGTGGCCACCGTCTGTATGGGATTGGCCGCCTCGATGGGGTCAATTCTACTTTCTGCCGGCGCCAAAGGCCGACGGTTTATCTTGCCCAATGGCCGTGTTATGATCCACCAACCGAGTGGCGGCGCACAAGGGGCAACTTCCGATATTGCGATCCAAGCACGCGAGATCATAAAAACCAAAAAATTGGGCGCTAAAATCTTGGCCGAAAACTGTGGACAAGATTTTGAAAAGGTAATGCAAGACTTTGACCGCGACTACTGGATGGACGCCGAAGAGTCGGTAGCATATGGGATCGTGGATGCTGTTACCGATAAATGCTAA
- the treA gene encoding alpha,alpha-trehalase TreA, with protein sequence MVIAGCGPDNTREYNFKPIKINQSPDLWLGQLFEDVQKARIFSDGKTFVDCTPKSDPKEILAAYLTEKDKAGFDLRSFVATHFELPESREQHYVSDTTRTIQEHLTELWPILTRLPDEAIPYSSLIPLPRPYIVPGGRFGEVYYWDSYFTMLGLKADEQWDMIQNMTDNFAFLIQTVGHIPNGNRTYYTTRSQPPFFALIVGILAEGKGLEVYEQYLPELEKEYHFWMAGSERLSETKRAYRRVVRVPDGTILNRYWDDSVSPRPESFLEDVTLANRIPSRIPSQVYRDIRAAAESGWDFSSRWFRDPKQMETIHTTEIVPVDLNALLYQLEQTLSRAYTRNGNADKAAFYRNKAENRKNALLKLTWNAAEGYFYDYDFIAGKQTNHLTLAATFPLFLKMASNEQAAGVAKKIEQHLLYEGGLSTTDVRSGQQWDAPNGWAPHQWTAYVGFRNYGLKKLAKEVKNRWISLNNRVYRSAGKMVEKYNVMDQDQVAGGGEYPLQDGFGWSNGVLRAFLAE encoded by the coding sequence ATGGTTATTGCGGGCTGTGGCCCAGACAACACCCGTGAGTACAATTTCAAACCGATCAAAATCAACCAAAGTCCAGACCTTTGGTTGGGTCAACTTTTCGAGGATGTACAGAAGGCTCGGATTTTTTCGGATGGGAAAACCTTTGTGGATTGTACGCCTAAGTCTGACCCCAAAGAAATCTTGGCGGCCTACCTCACCGAGAAAGACAAGGCTGGGTTTGACCTCCGTAGTTTTGTTGCGACCCATTTTGAACTGCCCGAATCTCGTGAGCAGCACTATGTGAGCGATACCACCCGTACCATTCAAGAACACCTAACCGAACTTTGGCCGATTCTAACCCGTCTTCCGGACGAAGCCATCCCGTATTCTTCCCTCATCCCGCTACCACGCCCATATATCGTTCCCGGCGGACGGTTCGGGGAAGTATATTATTGGGATAGCTATTTTACGATGCTTGGCCTTAAGGCGGATGAACAGTGGGATATGATCCAAAACATGACCGATAACTTCGCCTTTTTAATCCAAACCGTTGGTCATATTCCAAATGGGAACCGTACCTATTATACTACAAGGAGCCAGCCACCTTTTTTCGCACTTATAGTGGGGATTTTGGCGGAAGGGAAAGGTTTGGAAGTCTATGAACAGTATTTGCCGGAATTGGAAAAAGAGTACCATTTTTGGATGGCAGGTTCCGAGCGCCTCTCCGAGACCAAACGCGCCTACCGACGGGTCGTGCGTGTGCCAGACGGAACCATCCTCAATCGGTATTGGGACGATAGCGTAAGCCCACGTCCTGAATCTTTTCTGGAGGATGTGACTTTGGCCAATCGCATCCCAAGCCGTATTCCGTCGCAAGTATATCGTGACATCCGAGCGGCGGCAGAGTCTGGTTGGGACTTTTCTTCGCGTTGGTTCCGAGACCCCAAACAAATGGAGACCATCCATACCACAGAGATCGTTCCGGTGGATCTAAATGCGCTCTTGTATCAATTAGAACAAACCTTGAGCCGTGCATACACCCGTAACGGCAACGCAGATAAGGCCGCTTTTTACCGTAACAAGGCAGAAAATCGCAAAAATGCCCTCTTAAAACTGACCTGGAACGCTGCGGAAGGCTATTTTTATGACTACGACTTTATTGCAGGAAAACAAACCAATCACCTCACCCTTGCAGCCACATTTCCGTTGTTTTTGAAAATGGCCTCGAACGAACAAGCGGCTGGTGTTGCCAAAAAAATTGAACAACATTTGCTTTATGAGGGAGGACTAAGCACCACCGACGTCCGATCTGGACAACAATGGGACGCACCAAATGGCTGGGCGCCACACCAATGGACAGCTTATGTGGGCTTTAGAAACTATGGCCTTAAAAAATTAGCAAAAGAGGTTAAAAATCGCTGGATTTCCCTAAACAATAGGGTTTATCGCAGTGCGGGCAAGATGGTGGAGAAATACAATGTGATGGATCAAGACCAAGTGGCCGGTGGCGGTGAATATCCGCTTCAGGATGGCTTCGGATGGTCTAATGGGGTTTTAAGGGCATTTCTTGCAGAGTGA